AGGACGCGGTATCGATGTGGTTGACGCCCAACTCGAGCGCACGGCGCAGGACCGCGCTGGCGTCGTCGGTGGAAACCTTCTCGTCGAGCTGCATGGCGCCGTAGCCGACGCGGGCCACCTGATCTGTGCCGATTCGGGCGAGGCCGCCGGGCTGGAGTTGGTCTGTCATGGTGCTCCTAGTGAGACACTGGCAAAGATGCGGAGGGCCCTCCGCTTAAGCAGCGTAACAGAAACGGAGGTTCCTCCGCTTTGTCTGGGAGATCCGATGCCCGCCGCAACCGAGAACGGCTGTTGGCGGCCGCCGCCGCCGCGTTCGGCGACTCCGACGGGAGTCCGGTTCCGCTCGAATCGATCGCCCGCGATGCCGGCGTCGGTATCGGCACGCTCTACCGGCACTTTCCCAATCGCGAGGCACTGGTCGAGGCCGTTTACCGCGCTGAATTGGGCGATGTCGCGGCCGTCGCTGAACAGCTGGCCACCCGCCACCCGCCGAAGGTGGCGCTGCGTCGCTGGATGGACCGCTACGCCGGCTTCGTGGCGGCCAAGCGGGGGATGGCCGAGTCGTTGCGCGCCATCGTCGAGTCCGGCGCGATGGAGCCCAACGAGACACGTGAGCGCATCGTCGGCGCGGTCGATCTGCTGCTGCGGGCCGGCGCGCGCGACGGCAGCCTGCGCGCTGATGTACGCGCCGACGACGTCGTGTCGAGCCTGATCGGGATCTTCTTGACCAGCGGCTCGCCCGAGCAGACCGGACGCCTGCTGGATCTGCTCGTTGCCGGAGTGGCCGCCGCCGGCTGACCCGGTGGTTCAGCGAGGCTCGACGAAGGAGAGGCGAAGCTGGGACCGCCGCAAAAGCCCGAGCTGTCTACGGTGGGGACGATGACCATCGACGTGTGGATGCAGCACCCGACCCGGCGGTTCCTCGATCACGACATGTTGGCGTCCCTGCGACGCTGGACCGGCGGCGCGATGCCCGATGAGGAGATCCCCATCGAGGCCACCGTGTCGGCGATGGACGCCGCAGGCGTAGATTTCGGCCTGCTCAGTGCCTGGCGTGGACCCAACGGCATGGACCTGGTCTCCAATGAAGAAGTCGCCGAATGGGTCGCAGCACACCCGAATCGGTTCGCGGGACTGGCCACCGTCGACCTGGACCGCCCGATGGAGGCCGTCCGCGAACTGCGGCGCCGGGTCCGCGACGACGGATTCGTCGGGCTTCGTGTGGTGCCCTGGTTGTGGAACGCGCCTCCCACCGATCGGCGCTACTACCCACTGTTCGTCGAATGCGTGGAACTCGGAGTGCCGTTCTGCACCCAGGTCGGGCATACCGGCCCGCTGCGACCGTCGGAAACCGGTCGCCCGATTCCCTACATCGACCAAGTGGCACTGGACTTTCCGGAACTGTCCATCGTGTGCGGACACGTCGGCTACCCGTGGACCGAAGAGATGGTTGCGGTCGCCCGCAAGCATGAGAACGTCTACATCGACACCTCGGCCTACACCACCAAGCGGCTCCCGGACGAGCTGATCCGATTCATGCGAACCCGCACCGGGCAACGAAAGGTGTTGTTCGGCACCAACTATCCGATGATCATTCACGCCCATGCTTTGGACGGCTTGCATGAGCTCGGTCTCGAGGATCAGGCGCGCGTGGATT
The window above is part of the Mycolicibacter sp. MU0102 genome. Proteins encoded here:
- a CDS encoding amidohydrolase family protein, which gives rise to MTIDVWMQHPTRRFLDHDMLASLRRWTGGAMPDEEIPIEATVSAMDAAGVDFGLLSAWRGPNGMDLVSNEEVAEWVAAHPNRFAGLATVDLDRPMEAVRELRRRVRDDGFVGLRVVPWLWNAPPTDRRYYPLFVECVELGVPFCTQVGHTGPLRPSETGRPIPYIDQVALDFPELSIVCGHVGYPWTEEMVAVARKHENVYIDTSAYTTKRLPDELIRFMRTRTGQRKVLFGTNYPMIIHAHALDGLHELGLEDQARVDYLRGNAERVFKLRGENSAVQVTGGNCG
- a CDS encoding TetR/AcrR family transcriptional regulator encodes the protein MSGRSDARRNRERLLAAAAAAFGDSDGSPVPLESIARDAGVGIGTLYRHFPNREALVEAVYRAELGDVAAVAEQLATRHPPKVALRRWMDRYAGFVAAKRGMAESLRAIVESGAMEPNETRERIVGAVDLLLRAGARDGSLRADVRADDVVSSLIGIFLTSGSPEQTGRLLDLLVAGVAAAG